The sequence CGTAGCTGACTCTCTTTCCGGCGGAGCTTCCAGTTCTTCGCAGGTTTGTATGCGCCCGAGCATAAACTCCCTCAACTGCTCCATAGTGGGAATGTCCTTTGATCGCTTGACTAAATCCTCCCACTCACGTCGTGACTGTTGATCCAACCTTTGTGTGGTTAATTCAACGATCCAGTCTTCGGCGTTGTTCACAGGTCTGTCAAGGTTTATGAGGGCATCGACGGCATCAAACGTTTCGTCGAAAAGTCGCTGTAATTCGACGGCGGATTCCTTGCGAACTGGAGATAGCTTCGAAAGGAGTCTGATCTGGGCTTGGACCAGCTTTCGACGGTTCTCATAGCGGTTTTCAAGTTTCTCCCACGCGACCTGGAAGTTTTCGGCAGTCGTCTTGACATTTTTAAGTAAGGCTGCGGCGCTACCCTTCATGCAGGTTTTAAGATAGTGCAGACGTTCTACAGGCGAAAGAGTCGGGTCCTTGATTATCAGTGATGTAAACAAGTCGCGAAAGGACGGCCAGTCCTTGTATTGTCCGTCGAAAGATGGGAGAGGCATTTTTGGCAACACGGCGCGCGACCTCTGAGTGCCCGTCTCGACGACCGTTGAGTTTGAATTCGGAGATTCTTTAACGGTCGCGGATGCCCTGAGATCCGAAATCATGTCTCTCAGCACTCCAGTCTGTTCCATGTGGACCAGTTGCACTTCTTCGTACTCGTCGTCCTGGATGTATGCACTTTCCTTTAATTTAGGATCCTTTTCAGCGGCGGCTCTGATGGCGGAATCTCCCCTTCGATAATCGGACCATAGCTCTTGGAGGGTAGTAAGGCCAGATTGCAGTAATCCCAGCGAAATGTTGGCCTTTCCCCGTTTTTTGATGTTTGAAACGAGTCGGGAAATCCGTTGGCCGATGAGTTGCTGATTACTGACAAGGTCAGCCATTGTTTGTATTCACGATTTCAAACGCACAGCGGTTAAAAATCACTTGTAAATTTTCAGTGAACTGCAGCActgaatccggctcgaaggaccaaatgtttGAGATCAGACGGGACAATGAACTTCACCGAATTTggacgagcacactttattccgTCTGGCGGTAGTCTCAAcaaaactttatacaaattatgtACAACGTTCAGCACAATTGTATGATTGACTGAAGCAATAAAGAATCTAATAAAGTAGTTCCGAAAGAACGTAACTGTTCGCAGCAGCGGTGCTGAGCACGTAGTTATAAACGAATGCTGTTAACCGAAAAAGACTGGTCTGACGACGCGCGACTTTCGTACCGAAGCTAATCAGCGATTGATTCGACGATCGATCAGAAGAGCGGATTTCTCTCTCCGTCGGAACGATGACCTGCTAATCGAAAATCTCGACCAATGGAATTTCACCAGGcaggtcgataatcgatccgacggtgACAGCCTatcgcgcggcgcgctgctgatcgatcatcgatctcGCGACGGCGAGCGGAGCAGCCAATCActgggctgcgtggtggatcgtgcgtcacgatctCGCGGTACGcgcagccaatcccaaacagtattattaaactattatctattattattctttatttgaacaattttttaaataagtaatcttttataatatttacaattttatttatataatcattatttaaatacgtatttattatttaaacaattatttaaataaatttttataatgtatagaaacttgtttattttacattatttgaattattgtttcaataagaatttattgtcaaaacgattatttaaataaataaatatctgtaatatatatacaatatttatatagaGGGAGTTCCCTAGCCCCGGACGGCACCTAGTATCGGACATTAGCTGtatctcaataatctgaaatgcaacaaagtcgttttaaccgtcaaaacaaaggaaaggctaaaacaaactacgtgcggaaattgcacgtttcttTAAATTGAATTCCATGTGAATTTCTTGCAACAGCTGAGCTATTTTATCATAAGTGTGAGCACCTGAATATTGATACAATGTTGTTAATAATTTTATCGATTCTAACATAATGTACATTATTACACAATTATGTAATTATTACCTTCAAATCTTCGGCAAGCCAAAGCCACTGATCGTCTTTCGTACGTTTCTGGAACAATCCAGTGTGCCGTTACCCCTAAAAAACTTCTTCGTTTTGCGGACCAAATATCCGCCGTTGTACAGACGAACTGcacattgtttaaaatattttttatttcggcTGTAttagttaaaaataatttttcgatgTGTCGACCTAAATTTCTACGGCTCATGACGCTTAATCCGTAATCTGTAATATATATTCAGtttgtaaaaataattattatttacgtattttaaaataatttctgtGATAGGAAACATACCTGCAATCTTCAGATAATCAAAAGTTTCTCTGAAATAGGGATCATCGACCGTCCGCAGGGGTATCATTGAATGCAGAACATAATTAGTTATGCAGGAATTGAACCCCTCTTGAGTTATTTGATGGCTTCTGGATACAATTGTTCTTCTGTCCATCGAACTGCTGGATCGTTCTCGCGATCTGTGAAGTTTTTTCGCTTTTAGGTACTCTTTGTATTCATTTACAATGGCGTCACCATGCCGTCTTCTTAAATGTGAACAGAAATTCGACGTTGAATTCATTCGCCCTTTCAATTCAACGTGCCTTGGTTCACATTTAACGCAAACAGCAACTATTGCATTGTCACTCGATTTCTCGGGAACAATTCGAAAGAATGTTCCGTCTAAAATAGCGTTATTTGTCGtataattattagaattatATGTACTGCCGTCGCCGTCTATAAAACTGGTCGACGCAGATGATGGTTCCGTTGAAGATAATTCATTAACTATATCAGACATATTGCTGAATAAAAATCACTGTGTTACACAGGAGAGAACTGAAAcagtgaaatttaaaaaatagtacggAAAGCAAAAAGTGAGAATATAAACACAGAAAACACAGATGAGTACTCACTAAAAGTGGAAAATAAAAACACAAAACACAAGACTTAGTTCTGGAAATTGTCCACACAACACGCTTTGAAAATGCATACGACTTTTCTCTGCCAAAGGTTCGATACCGACTGATTTTCTCTCTTCGTATGCCAGGGAAAAATGCATCTGAGTGTTTATCTAAAAGCTAATACATAGAAAGAACTGACGCCTCCATCGAGATTGTTTATGTCTCTTGAGTGTGTGAAGGAAGGCCCTTCTCTGAATGCAGCCTTTATAGGAGCGTGTGAGACTAAAACAGTCTAGGCTGCTCTGTGTAgtagatttttaaacaaaaatatcagttttatttaatactttgtctgcaaaatttatttattaataattactaattCTAATTATTCGACAAATAACGTTATTTTATACACTTTAGACGAAACATTCTTTCAAATTGTTCCCGAGAAATCGAGTGACAATGCAATAGTTGCTGTTTGCGTTAAATGTGAACCAAAGCACGTTGAATTGAAAGGGCGAATGAATTCAACGTCGAATTTCTGTTCGCATTTAAGACGGCATGGTGACGCCGTTTTAAATGAATATAAAGAGTATCTAAAAGCGAAAAAACTTCACAGATCGCGAGAACGATCCAGCAGTTCGATGGACAGAAAAACAATATCCAGAAGCCATGTAATAACTCAGGACAGGTTCAATTCCTGCATAACTAATTATGTTTTGCATTAAATTGTGTCCTTGCCGGCTTGTAAACGGTCGATGAtccttattttagagaaatttttTATCATCTAAAGATTGCAGGTATATATTTCCTAtcacaaaaattattttaaaatacataaataattattaatatttttacaaactACGAATTAAGCGTCATGAGCAGAAGAAATTTAAGTCgttatatcgaaaatttatttaGAACTAATATAGCCgagataaaaaatattttaaaggaTGTGCAGTTCGTCTGTACCACGGTGGATATTTGTCACTGGCTTTGGCTTGCCGAAAATTTGGaggtaataattatataattgtgTAATAATGTACATTATGTTAGAATCGATACAATTATTAACaacattatattaatatttcggTACCCATTGTTACGATAGAATAgcaaaattataacaaatacacatacaatattttttgttcataaaaaataatgatcgACGGTATTGTACTGCTTCACAGTGTGTCGTCCAATGGAAAAAGTCCGAAAATCAAAGTGTAAGATCGGCAAAGGCCCTAGGGGTGTAAGCATAGTGAATTTGCCCTTGAAAGATGTCGGCACGATACTGAGAGGATTTTTAGGTACTAATGAGATAATAAGATCCTGAAAGTTTCAGATCTCTAACCCATttggtttttgagaaaaagcaatatatgtaaaaatcagaaaaaatgaaaattctctgAAACGCGTGAAtcgatttatttgaattttggaTATGTTTTGGGGGTTGATGGTAGCttctaggaaaaaaattatgagCTATATCGGTTGATAAAAACCTCGAAAAAAATGAcgcttttgttttaattttgatttttaactATGATACGATCCTGGCACAATTATGAAACCATTTTTTTCGAATTCCTCATCCATTTTTCTATGGATTTAAGAGcttttaagatttttaaaaaaagtacgccatattgcaaaaaaataaaaaccattttttatgcaaatattcactttatttatgtattttatgcCTAAATCTTTATTTTTGTCGTTCATATATATCTTTTAACCTCATATCAAATAGTCATTTCTaaatcaaaaattaaattttaaaatatcaatgaatattaactaaaatattttaaacattgtGCGCTTATAACATAAGAAACAGATTTTAGTtgctaaattataaataaataacaacaaatgtTTGAAAGGTATATTTGGAAGAAAAAGTTTATGATCATATTTTATCAGTCTTCATCACTATCATCTTCGATCACCGGCGCAACATTGTCTCTATTAAATAATTCGCTTAGTGTTTCAGCAGGCCTCAGAATTTTTGTCAAATATCTTCCGTGTgacaagtaataaataatagcaGCAACGTGAGAGCAACATCCAATTGTTCTATGACCATTTGCACACTCACAACTATGCCTCAATATGCTTTTGGGACCAATAGCGTTTTTTTTATACTCAATAAAACATCTATAAACCTTCTTATTGATATGACGGGATTGAACTTGAGCTTTGAGTATGTTTGACTGGTCTTTTACATATTGAATAGTAAGATTACCTGTTTCATCAAGCATTTCTGCTAAATACGACACAGCCTGCTTCAATTGATAAGAACCGGTGAAAAAGATTCGCAGATCTTTTTCCGTCATTTCTGGAAAGTCTTCTAGAGCTTCAGATGAAATAGTTTGAAACGGCAATTTTTTACGTTGCCAGCCATTTTGTTGAACTTCATTAGCTAACGTTTCTACACTATTTTGTGATTTCATTGTTTCGACGACTTCATCCAAAAACTCTGAGTCGGAAGTAAGACGCTTACTGTACGTATTATGTAGAAATGaggcaattttgaaaaaacttccAATTCTCGGAAGCATTTTATTGTCAATTCTTTGATCAAGTAAatgatatttttgttttaacatTCCATGAGTTGCCTCTACGGGCCAACGAATTTTAGTTACATATCTTGAAGCATTAGACTCGGCTGTTGTTAATTGATTTCGTTTTCCCTTAAGTGCTGGCATTAATACTTTataatttttactttctaaGTATTCTTTAACATCACGGAATCCACGATCAACCACAAATGCATCGCCAGGTTCTAATAAATGACATATACCATCAGGATTATCTATAATATCCCGCATTATAGTAGCATCATTTTGGTTAGCATAATACGGTCCCAACATATCCACTATATATCCATCAGTTGTGCAAATCGTAAATGGCTTACACAAAGGAACTTTTTTTTGACCAGAATACGACTTTCTCTGATACTCATTATTAGAACTTTTTTCATGACGAGCATAGGTCCCATCACAAATCAAAATGAGTTTGTCATTCAAATCATCATGAAGCTTTTTAGAAATTGCAGATGTATGATTTTGAATGAGATCATTTCTAGACACTCCATTTAAACCAAAGCGCGAAGGTAAAACGTCTTTTTCAAAAGATTGGATGACTTGCTCACAATACTTTGACACTAACTGCTCTTCATCAATCTCCAAAACTGTGGATATTAACTTATTTGAATTACCTGTGCGAAGCTTGACTAAAAACACTATTAGTGCTTGAATTACACTTCGAGTGTCAGTATTTCTCATTGACACTAACCAATTCCGCAACTCAATCACATTTTCCCATTTTAAGCTAGTTAAAACACGAAGTTTTTCATCTGACATACGATAATCATCCATTTTATCCAGTAACGTTGAATCACATTCAACGGCAAAATTCTCCATCATATTACTTAATTCTACGGATGAAATTCTAGTCCAGTTAGAATGAACTCTTATGAGATTTAGAGCTTCATCATAGAATCGTTTGTTTATCAAATGACTCCGACAGCATCGATTTTCATCGGGTATGAAAACTCGTTGTTTGATAAATGACTGCGTTCGGGCTTTTTGAGGTATAACGGTCAAATCAATAGTATTGTTCATGAAGTAAAGCGGCCCCTACacgttcaataatattgtcaatgtagATTGACAATAATATTGAAGCTCCCGTCAATACGTTTCAATATAATCTCGTCAATCTAGCTATCAATGCGGCGACTGCGCATTGTGACGAATTTCTTACGACGTGACGTGGCGATTTTCAAATTAGAAGTTAAGTTTTTAAAATGGTTAACAATACAGACGTGGCGTTACTTTTAACTTTGGCAGCTGTGGAATCAAAAAATCAAAAAAAAAAGGAGTAGACGCTGGTCTAAAGAGTGGTATAAACTACGATCACTTTATACTcatgaaaatttattaaattttatcagAGTTACAGAGCCAAACGATTACAAAAACTTCCTCCGCATGGATGAAGCatcgtttaattatttattagagCTAATTAggcacaaaattgaaaaaaaagatacCGTGATGCGTGCAGCGATCCCGGCAAGTCAGAGACTTTCAATTACATTGCGGTACCTAGCTACTGGCATGGATTTGAAAGATTTGAAATACATGTGTGCTATTGCTCCCCAGACGTTAAAGCAAATAATTATGGAAACGTGCGAGGCTATAATTGAGGccttgaaaaataatattcagGTAAGCATTTGGcttagtaaaataaaaaaaatgtaaaaattttaatgataaaaaaaataataaaaaaaatttttaagaaaacggttccatttttttcaagtcgccaaaaatcctatCCCCGAACCTATTTCCAACATTTCTTCCAATTCTGAGCATGGACGTAATCGGAAACACAGCCAAGCATTTTGtagtgaaattttttttatttacaacaatatttttaaaaaaaaattattagtacAAAAGTAGGCTCAAAACtcaaaatgaagaaaatgtttTCAAATATTCTGCTGCAGTTGTCCCGTCTTGTGGGTCATGATTGATGGTCTCCACTTGAGATACGTGTTTTTGTGGTACTGTTACTAAGTACCTAAGAGCAGTACTGGGTAGATTAGGTTGCAGTTGTACTGCATTAGGGCTGATCATAACGGAAGGTGAAGGTGTGAACACAGGCTGTATGGGAGACGAAGATATTAAATTCACTCTGTCTCTTGTTAAATTTCCCAGTTCTGCTTCAAACAGAGTgtcgtttattattttttcagcAAATAATCTTTGGTCTTGAGACAATCTATTTAACTTTAAAGCCCATCCTGTAGCTACTGCGTTCGATTCTGTTTCGGGCTTTTTGAAATATGCTGTCGCTAAATCGACAAGTTGTTCCGTGGAGTCCTTGTGAGTagatgtttttttctttttttctgggGTACAGTCTCGCTCGTCTGTAGACAATGCCTGCGATGCTTCGCTTGAAAGACTCTGAAACAATAATTgaaattttgttttgttttagGTATCCAAAACTGCAGAGGGATGGAAGAAGATAGCCGAGGAATTTCAAGAACAATGGAATTTCCCGAACTGTGTGGGTAGTGTTGATGGAAAACATATACTAATACAAAAACCCATCAACTCTGGTTcttactattataattataaaggaACTTTCAGTATTGTTCTCATGGCTATTGTCAACGCGAATTATGAATTCATCATGATTGATGCTGGTGCCAACGGACGAGTATCAGATGGTGGAGTTCTGAAGAACACGATATTTTGGCAAAAGTTTTCTGAGAACAAACTAAACCTACCTAATCCCAGTAAATTACCAGGCACTGAAAAAGAGTTCCCATACGTGTTCATAGGAGATGAAGCTTTTCAACTGCATACAAATTTTATGAAGCCCTATAACCGAGCTAACCTCACGAACGCGAAACGAATTTTTAACTATAGATTGTCCCGATCACGAAGGATTGTAGAAAACACATTTGGGATTATGACATCTagattcaaaattttccaaaaatacaTTAAATTTGAACCTCAAGATGCTCGAAAATTAGTGATGTGTTGTTGTCATTTGCACAACTACTTGTCAAGAAGGAACAATGGATATTATATGCAACGCGGTGATGTTGACTACGAAAATACTGCTACTAGCATTATCGAAGAAGGTTCGTGGAGACAGGGAACACAATCTAGTTTGCAACTTCAAAGGGGCAGAGGCAACTCAAGTGTGGAAGCAAAGAAAACAAGGGATGATTTCACAGAGTATTTCAACTCCTCTGCTGGGTCAGTTCCGTGGCAAAATAGATGCTTATAGATGATAGGCTCACTGCGCCGCTTGATGCTTATAAATGAttggctcgctgcgcccccaccattggattaaaatttttaaactttgttcttTGTTGCATTTTTAGCACATTACGCGATTATGTCCACACACTTGTGTGGTGAAAGtttctaaataaacaaatatgaaTAAGATGTACTTGAAATTTAATTACCTCCGAACTTTCAGTTTCTGCTATCTCTAATTGGTCCTTTAGAAACAGCATATCCTCGAAATGCCATGTCTTTGGCTTTGGTATGTCGTCCGTTGATGCACCTGATCTTTTTGCGGATTCAATTAATTTAAAATCTTTGTTAAAATTTGTCCGTAAGgtgttaatttttttcttcaactTTTCCACGGTGTAATCGGGTTTAAATTTAATCAACACGTTAACTATCGTTTGTTGAGAATTCAGTTTTTTACTTTGATTAAAATAATCTTTGGATTTAACTTTCCAGAGTTCCGGGCAGTCACGGTATAATGCAATTAACAATGTAGTGAATTCTCGTTCCGCGTCGGAATCGTCCATAATAAGTGCACTAGCCATTTTGTCTGTATGCGATATggtgcaagatttctcgcgtATGCGcagcgttttttttttctttatatatatttagtaaattaaattaaatggggtaccttgagcaccccgcagaattttaaaaaagtggtatgatttgattttgcaaaatgaatgtataaaatgtgtatttctgtatgttttgtaactcgtaggacatgtcctggagtctttctgtccggaacagatcgtttcggtacattcctgccaATATAATTGCCTCAGGGTTCTGCTACCTCATCATCGTAATATAGATACGTTAACTGTTTCGCCTGCACATGTGCGAAAAATTTTGCACCATATCGCATCATTTTCTAGTGACATTGacgaaatattgacaataaacctCAATGCGCTTCAATCAAAATTTCTATCAATATGCTTCAATATATTGATCATTGGTCAATATGCCCTTTCAATGCGCCTCGTCAATATTATTGACGGgcgtattgacaatattattgaacgtGTAGGGGCCGCTTTAGAGTAAGGAGATCTATCTGTACAGTTTGGAAGTGGCGACAAAACTTGTTCCCGTAATGGGGAGGTACGCCAAATGGAATGGCATGAACAGAGAATGTCAGTGTCAAACACGTGTCAAACGATGAAACGGAAAGGTTAGAAATATATGGTTATGTTATGACAGGACGTTCAAATAcacaaaatttgaagaaaaataatgttataaattttttttttaattttcaaaatctaattatttttataaaataaagagGTGGTatcttataatataattaaaagtagTTGTAATAAAGTAGTTTTCTTATAATGTAATTAAAAGTACAATAAGTTTTTACACATAATaggattatatgtatgtatatctttaTTTCAACGTTTTGGTCAATAAATGGACTCGGTTTTACAATTTATCTAATGGGCTTATACCACGCTTCGGAATTAACTGAACTTGTTTCAATAGATTTCCACACCACCTATGAGGTACTATTGTCGGCGCGTTTTTTTTGTCAGTGgtatcccctgtaggcctattccactttcTCGCATATAACTCATAGACATGCATGCAGTATTCTTTTTGTATATTCTGTTAAATATTTTGCCACCCATTCCACCAAGCATATTCAACATCTCAATTCTATTATTGTTCAGTTATAGAACTACGATGCATTTATTATATCCTGCAAAATTCGaacatacataatatatataatcacaaaaattaatttaaaataaaattttataataagtaAAATTCAGTGTCACTACATTATAAAGTTACTTGCAATGTTTACACTTATATGATTACCTTATACgatgatttttattttcgcCTTTTTCTAGTTTATTTCCTTTGTACACTTGTTTCGACTGCAttcgtttcttttatttctgtatttttatttttatttggcccTTTTTTGGGGGGAATATCTCTGTTTGCTGTAACTAATTTTACCTTTTTCCTGgtctcttttattttttctttttctaagtTGTTATTTTTGTTCGCCCGCTTGACCAGGAAGAACATGCGCGTTACTAAATAAAAACGAATAATGTTCTTCGTGAAATCATGATTGTGTTCTTCGCAGCCAATGAGCTTAATAGGATTTCTTTCATCATTGATTAATCCCATTATGTCAAATAATGTGTTTACATTAATCTCTCCACAACTTGTTGCCCCCGTGATTCCCTTTTCTAAAGTGGATAGCAAATCAAATAATGCCACTGAAGGATTTATTAAAGATCCTTTAGTTTTTATTTGAATCAATTTGTGCGTATCTGG comes from Lasioglossum baleicum chromosome 19, iyLasBale1, whole genome shotgun sequence and encodes:
- the LOC143218348 gene encoding uncharacterized protein LOC143218348 produces the protein MASALIMDDSDAEREFTTLLIALYRDCPELWKVKSKDYFNQSKKLNSQQTIVNVLIKFKPDYTVEKLKKKINTLRTNFNKDFKLIESAKRSGASTDDIPKPKTWHFEDMLFLKDQLEIAETESSEKLSPHKCVDIIA